The genomic segment ACACCGGCGCCATCGGCTACTACGTGTCGAAGATCGCCGAACAGGGCCTCATCGGCATCGGGTTCGTCTCCGGCATGCCCAACATGGGCTACACCGGCGTCAAGGGCGCCGCCGTCGCCACCAGCCCGCTCGCCATCGCCGTACCGGCCGACGCCCACGCGCCGCTCGTCCTCGACATGGCCACCGCCACCATCGCCCTCGGCAAGATCCGCCAGGCCAAGGCGAGCGGCACCCCGCTCCCCGAAGGCGCGGCGGCCACCGCCGACGGAACCCCCACCACCGACCCCGAACAGGCTGTCATGCCGCTCCCGTTGGGCGGCGCCAAGGGCTCCGGCATGTCGATCGCCTTCGAACTGCTCACCAGCGTGCTCGTCGGCGCACCGATCTTCGCCGCCTTCCACTCGGACGACCCGAAGGGCCGCAAGCACCGCCAGAACGCGCTGCTCATCGCCCTCGACCCGGCGGCGTTCGGCGACCCGGCGGCCTTCACCGCCGCCGTGGACTCCACACTGACCACCCTCAAGGGCCTGCCGCAGGCGGACGACGCCTCCGGCGTCTTCTACCCCGGCGAGCGGAGCGCGGCCCTGGCCGTCGAGCGCGGCGAGAAGGGCCTGCCGGTGGCCCCGAAGGTCTGGCGCGAACTCCGCGAGCGCGCCGCCGCGTTCGGCATCACCCCGCCGGAGCCGGTGGCGGCGGGCTGAGGAGCGGCGGCGGGGCGGGCGACACGGTACGGGCAGGATCCAGCACCGGCCCCGTGCCGATCGCCCACGAGGAGGCCGGGGAGGAACCCACTGTGCGGGGGCTCCTCCCCGGCCTCCCCTCGTCTCGGGCGATGCGCGGGTCCGGCCCGATCGCCTCGGGCGATGCGCGGGTCCGGCCCGATGGTCCGGCCCGTCAGCGTTCAGGCCTTGTGCCACGCGCCAAGGCGGCGGTCATCCGTCGAGAGCAGCCAGGAAACTCTCGGCCGCGTCCTCGACCCGGTCCCGGTCGCCCGTGGCGAGCAGGTCGAGCAGCAGGCCGCGGACCGTGGCGATCACGAGGGTGGCGGTGCGTGTCGCCACCGCCGGGTCGGTGTCCGGTCCCTGCGCGTCGCGGAGGGCGTTCATCCAGTCGGCCACGACGTGCTCGGGCTCCCGCCGGGGGCCGTCGCCACCGAACGCGACGGACTGGCGGAGGAAGGGGACGGCGAGAGCCCGATCAGCGGGGGAGAGGGGCGGTTGGGCAACGCCCACCGCACGCTCGCCTTCGCCGGCTCCGGAGTCCGCTCCTCCGTCGTACGCCTCCCTCCGGCCACGCACGGCAACGGCGACAACGGCTTCATCCCGGCCGCGATCGCTTTCGCCCGCGAGAAGGGCGCCGCCGCCTACGTCGGGGACGGTGCCAACCGCTGGCCGTCCGTCCACCGTGACGACGCCGCACGACTGTTCCGCCTGGCGCTGGAGTCCGCACCGGCCGGGTCGGTGCTGCACGCGGTCGGCGACGAGGGCGTGCCGATCCGGGAGGTCGCCGAGGTCTTCGCCGCACACCTCGACGTGCCCGCCGTCTCCGTCACTCCGGAACAGGCCGGAGAGTACGTCGGGATGCTCGGCGGCTTCTGGGGAATCGACGGCCCCGCCTCGGCCGGGATCACCCGCGACCTCCTCGGATGGCAGCCGACCCGCCCCGGGCTGATCGCCGACCTGAAGGACGGTCACTACTTCGCCTGAGCCCGGCCCGCCTGAAGCGGTGCCCAGTGCCGTGGACGGCGACGGGCCGGGTCCGTGCGGGGGTGTCCGCGTGGTCCCGGCCCGTGGCCGTCCGTCCGCTTCCCGCTCATGTCGTGACGGGGAGGGGGGTGTCCGGTTCTTGCGTCGTTCAGTTCTTGCGGGTGTTGATCTCTTCGGTGAGCTGGGGCACGACGTCGAAGAGGTCGCCGACGACACCGAAGTCGACGAGTTCGAAGATCGGGGCCTCGGCGTCCTTGTTGACCGCGACGATCGTCTTCGAGGTCTGCATACCCGCCCGGTGCTGGATCGCACCCGAGATCCCCGACGCGATGTACAGCTGCGGGGAGACCGACTTACCGGTCTGGCCGACCTGGTTGGTGTGCGGGTACCAGCCCGCGTCGACCGCCGCCCGCGACGCGCCGACCGCCGCACCCAGCGAGTCCGCGAGCGCCTCGATCACCGCGAAGTTCTCCGCACCGTTGACACCCCGCCCACCCGAGACCACGATCGCGGCCTCCGTCAGCTCCGGACGCCCCGTCGACGCACGCGGCGTCCGCGACAGCACCTTCGTCCCCGTCGCCGCGGCCGAGAACTCCACCGCCAGCTCCTCCACCGCACCCGCCGCGGCAACCGGCTCCACCGGCGCCGAGTTCGGCTTCACCGTGATCACCGGCACCCCCCGCGACACCCGCGACTTCACCGAGAACGACGCCGCGAACGCCGACTGCGTCGCCACCGGACCCGACTCACCCGCCTCCACGTCCACCGCGTCCGTGATGATCCCCGAACCGATCCGCACCGCCAGACGCGCCGCGACCTCCTTGCCCTCCGCCGACGACGGCACCAAAACCGCCACCGGCGACACCACCGCGACCGCCGCCGCCAACGCGTCGACCTTCGGCACCACCAGGTACTCCCCGAACTCCGACGCCTCCGACGCCAAAACCCGCACCGCACCGTGCTCACCGAGCACACCCGCCGTGCCCGCCGCACCCGCACCCAACGCCACCGCGACCGGCTCACCCAGACGCCGCGCCAACGTCAGCAGTTCCAGCGTGGGCTTACGGACCGCACCGTCCACGTGATCGACAAAAACCAGAACCTCAGCCATGGAACATCCACTTCCCGCGAAACCAGAGATCAAAGAGAAGGGCAGAGGACCTGTCCGGCCCACGCCCGGGACAACGCCGCCACGCGACGCCGCAAGGGGGTCAGATGAACTTCTGGCCCACGAGGAACTCGGCCAGCTTCCGCCCGCCCTCACCCTCGTCCTTCACGATCGTGCCCGCCGTGCGCGCCGGACGCTCCACCGCCGCGTCGACGACCGTCCACGCACCCGCCAGACCGACCTCGTCCGCACCGATCTCCAGATCGTCCAGATCCAGCGCCTCGACCGGCTTCTTCTTCGCCGCCATGATCCCCTTGAACGACGGGTAACGCGCCTCACCCGACTGGTCGGTCACCGACACCACCGCCGGCAACGACGCCTCCAGCTGCTCCGACGCCGTGTCACCGTCACGCCGCCCCGTCACCGTGCCCTCCGACACCGACACCTCCGACAGCAACGTCACCTGCGGCACACCCAGACGCTCCGCCAGCACCGCCGGCAGCACCCCCATCGTGCCGTCCGTCGACGCCATCCCGCAGACCACCAGGTCGTAACCCGACTTCTCGATCGCCTTCGCCAGCACCAACGACGTCCCCATCACGTCACTGCCGTGCAACGCGTCGTCCTCGACGTGCACCGCCTTGTCCGCACCCATCGACAACGCCTTGCGCAACGCGTCCTTCGCGTCCTCCGGACCCACCGTCACCACGGTGACCTCCGCGTCGTCCGCCGCGTCCGCGATCTGCAACGCCTGCTCGACCGCGTACTCGTCCAGCTCCGACAGCAGACCGTCCACGTCCTCACGGTCCACCGTCAGATCATCGGCGAACCCCCGGTCACCGGTCGCGTCGGGCACGTACTTCACAGGGACAACGATCCTCAAGGTCACGACGGCTCTCCTGCCTGGTGGTGTTCGTAGTGCCGAGATTATGGCACTCAGTACCCTCTGTAAAGGTACGCAGTGCCAGATCGGGGCGTCCGGTGCTACGTTGCGCGGCATGACCGATGCGCGCAGACCAGCGAAGAAGGCCCCCATGCGGGAGGCGCTCGCCGAGGCGGCGTTCGAGCTCTTCATGGAGAAGGGCTTCGAACGGACCACGGTGGACGACATCGTGGCGCGCGCCGGGGTCGGACGCCGCTCGTTCTTCCGCTACTTCCCGTCGAAGGACGACGTGGTCTTCCCGGACCACGAGAGCTGCCTCGCCGAGACGACGGCCTTCCTCGCCGCCGCGGAAGCCGCGGAGATCGAGGACGGCAGGGACGCCGCCGACCCGATCGGCACGGTCTGCGGCGCGGCGCGGATCGTGCTCAACATGTATGCGGCGAAGCCTGAATTCTCGGTCCGGCGCTACCGGTTGACCCGTGAGGTGCCGGGGCTGCGCGCCTACGAACTCTCCGTCGTGCGGCGGTACGAACAGATCTTCGCGGGCTATCTCCGGCACGCCTACCGCAGTCTGCCCGACGGGGTGCTGCGGGCCGAGGTGGCCGCCGCCTCGGTGGCGGCGGCGCACAACAACGGCCTCCGCCTCTGGCTGCGTTCGGGCGGCGAGGGAGACGCCTGGGCGGCCGTCGACAACGCCCTCGACATGGTGCGCGAGCTTTGGTCCACCCCGGCCGGACCGCCGGCGCGCGCCGTGCCGCCGGGTGTGTTCGAGGTGGGCGGCGCGGAGGGCGCGGAGGGCGCGGAGGGTTCCGAACGGGACGTGATCGTCATGGTCGCGCAGCGCGGGACCTCGATGTGGCGGGTCGTCCAGCAGATCGAGGCAGCCGTGGGGGAGAGCTGAACGCGACGGCTGCGGCAGGTGGAAGAGAGGCGGCGGCAGGCGAAATGCAACAATGGGCACTCAGTGTCTTTACCTCTAGGCACTGAGTGCCATATGGTGCGGACGCGCCCGCTGACGAGGTGCGGCGCGTTCGAGCCGAGCGCAGGGGGTCCCGACATGTTCCAGTCAGCAAGTGGCACCGCGCACAAGGTGGTCGAGGAGACGGGGCTGCCCTATCAGCGTTGTCGCTGGTGCGGGACGGCCTCCTTCCGCCGACTGCTCTGCCCGGTCTGCGCGTCGAGCGACTTCACCCCGGAGCGCAGCTCCGGTGACGGTGTCGTCGTACGGACCGCAGTCGTCCACCGTTACACCGAAGACGCCCGCAACGAGTCCCTGGTCCGCTTCCCGGAAGGGTTCGTCTTCCGCTGCCAAGTCGTCGGGGCCGCTCCGCACTTGGTGGAGGTCGGCGCCCGGGTGCGCCCGCTTCCCGCCGAGGGGCCGGCGGCGGGCGACGTGATCCTGGAGCTCTGCCAGCCACCCGCCCACCGCGACTGGTACTGACACCCCTGATGGCGGGCGTCCGGGCCGGTCCGGGCGGAACGGGACGGAACGAGGCGGAACGAGGCGGTCAGCCGAGCCTCTTGACCATCTCGGCGGCCAACGGTGCCGAGGAGGCCGGGTTCTGACCCGTGATCAGGTTCCGGTCGGTGATCACGTACGGCGCCCACGGGTCGCTCTCCCGGAAGTCCGCGCCCAGTTCCACCAGCCGGTCCTGGAGCAGCCAGCGCGCCTTCTCCGCGAAGCCCGCCTGGGTCTCCTCCGCGTTGGTGAACCCGGTCAGCCGGTACCCGGCGAACGTGGGGGAGCCGTCCGGGCGCTTCGCGGCGAGCAGAGCGGCCGGGGCGTGGCACACCACGCCGAGCGGCTTGCCCGAGTCCAGCGCGCGGTTCAGGAGGTCGCCGGACACGGGGTCGACGGCGAGGTCCTCCATGGGCCCGTGGCCGCCGGGGTAGAACACCGCGTCGTACTCGTCCAGCCGGACGTCGTCCAGGGCCACCGGCGTACGCAACTCGTCCATGCCGGCCAGCGTCGCGGCGATCCGGTCCGCGTTCTCCTGCCCGCCGTTGACCTCCGGGGCGAGGCTCGCCCGGTCCACGGTCGGTTCGACGCCGCCCGGGGTGGCGACCACGACCTCGTGACCCGCGGCCTTGAACGCCTCGTACGGGGCTGCGGCCTCCTCGGCCCAGAAGCCGGTGGGGTGCTTGCTGCCGTCCGCCAGGGTCCAGTGGTCCGCGCCCGTCACCACAAACAGGATCTTCGCCATGTCACACATCTCCGGGGTCGTGGGGGTTGCGTCGTGGGTTGCCGACCCCTCGACCGTAGGACGGACCCCGCCGATGACGCCAACCGGCGGACTCGGGAGGGCCCGGGTCGGCGGTTCGTAGGCGGGAAGCGCGGGGCCGTGGGAGCCGGCGGCCCGCCCGCTCCGGAAAAGTTCTTGCGTGCCGCGCGGGAGCCGTGCCACGCTGGCCGCGCCCTCTGCGGTGTACGGGTCCCTCCGGGCCCGCACGGACGGATCACGAAGGATTGAGCCAATTGTCCACGACGTCCCTCAGCGGCCGTCGTCGGTACTGAAGGTCTGCTCGGACCGGTACCACGCCACGCAGCACGGCGGCCCCACGAGGCGGTGCCCGGCGCACCGCCGCCTCTCCCTGCCCGGAGCAGGCACGACACACCAGCACGCGCGATTCCGTGCGCCCGTCACGGGCTGTGCGGGACGCGTTCCCTCCCTGTCACCTTCGTGAGGTCACCACCATCATGGACACCGACGTCCAGAGTTTCGCCGTCGTCAATCTCCAGCGCCGTCCCGTCGTCGTGGAGACCGGCGGATTCGTCGCGGGATTCGACCCCGCCACGTCCAGCCCGTACATCAACTACGCCACCCCGCTGCCCGGCGCCCGGCCGACCCCGGACGACGTGCGGGCCCTCGTCGGCGCCTTCCGCGGGCGCGGTCTGCTGCCCCGCCTGGAGTTCGCACCGGACGCCGCCCCCGCCGTCGAGCCGGCGCTGCGGGCCGCCGGGTTCACCGTCGAGGAGGTGCACCCGTACCTGGTCTGCACCCCCGCCACGCTGATCCCGCGCTCCAGCACGGTCCACACGAGAGGCCCCAACGGCGGCCCGGCCCTCCGCGTGGAGACGCCCGTCTCCGAGGAGGAGTTCGCGGCGGTCGACGCCGCGCTCTCGGAGTCCTTCGACGGGGCCTTCGCTCCCACCGCGCACGGCACCGCCCGGCTCCGGCGCACGCAGGAGAGCGGCGGAGGCGTCCGTTTCGTCCGGGCACCGGACGGCAGCTGCGCGGGCGGCGCCTCCTGCTCCGCCCCGGCGGTGGGGACCGCCGAGCTCGCCGGAGTCGGCACCCGCCCCGCCTTCCGGGGCCGGGGCATCGCCGGCGCGGTCACGGCCGCGCTGACCGGGGCGATGTTCGACCGGGGCGCCGAGTCGGTCTGGCTGGAGTTCTCCGGTGAGGGCTCACGCCGCGTGTACGAGCGCCTCGGCTACCGGTCGCAGGGCACCCGCCTGTACATGAGGCTCGAAGCCTGATGCGGGCCCCGGGGCAGGGCGCGCCGGCCTCCGCGGGCGGCCCCGCCCCGGACAGCGGGTTTCACGGGCCGGAAACCTCTCCGCTTTCGGGGGTACGGCCGGACCGTGCTTAGCTGGAGACATGATCGATGACTTTCTCGCCGAGAACGCACGGAACGCGCGGAACACCGGAGGCGCCGGGAACACCGGGCGCGCCGGGACCGTCGGGCAGGTGGCGCTGGTCGAGGAGGCGGTACGCGAGGCGGTGGCCGCGGAGATCATGCCCCGCCACCGCAAGCTCGCCGCCGACGACATCATCGAGAAGAGCGGGCCGCACGACCTCGTCACCAGCGCCGACCGGGAGGCGGAGAAGCACCTCACCGCCGCGCTGACCCGCATCCTGCCGGGTTCGGTGGTGGTCGGCGAGGAGGCGGTGCACGCCGATCCGGCCGTGTACG from the Streptomyces sp. NBC_01335 genome contains:
- a CDS encoding TetR family transcriptional regulator codes for the protein MTDARRPAKKAPMREALAEAAFELFMEKGFERTTVDDIVARAGVGRRSFFRYFPSKDDVVFPDHESCLAETTAFLAAAEAAEIEDGRDAADPIGTVCGAARIVLNMYAAKPEFSVRRYRLTREVPGLRAYELSVVRRYEQIFAGYLRHAYRSLPDGVLRAEVAAASVAAAHNNGLRLWLRSGGEGDAWAAVDNALDMVRELWSTPAGPPARAVPPGVFEVGGAEGAEGAEGSERDVIVMVAQRGTSMWRVVQQIEAAVGES
- a CDS encoding NAD-dependent epimerase/dehydratase family protein — encoded protein: MGNAHRTLAFAGSGVRSSVVRLPPATHGNGDNGFIPAAIAFAREKGAAAYVGDGANRWPSVHRDDAARLFRLALESAPAGSVLHAVGDEGVPIREVAEVFAAHLDVPAVSVTPEQAGEYVGMLGGFWGIDGPASAGITRDLLGWQPTRPGLIADLKDGHYFA
- a CDS encoding Ldh family oxidoreductase translates to MTDHPTMTDHPTTTGRPTPEPGKVLVPAEDLRTFSAALLEKGGLDAEAARTTADVFVWAALRGVDSHGVARVPAYLDLLAKGVANAKAELTVESSTPAATVIDADHAPGPVALTAAAHEAAGRARTSGIAAVAVRRTVHTGAIGYYVSKIAEQGLIGIGFVSGMPNMGYTGVKGAAVATSPLAIAVPADAHAPLVLDMATATIALGKIRQAKASGTPLPEGAAATADGTPTTDPEQAVMPLPLGGAKGSGMSIAFELLTSVLVGAPIFAAFHSDDPKGRKHRQNALLIALDPAAFGDPAAFTAAVDSTLTTLKGLPQADDASGVFYPGERSAALAVERGEKGLPVAPKVWRELRERAAAFGITPPEPVAAG
- a CDS encoding electron transfer flavoprotein subunit beta/FixA family protein; the protein is MTLRIVVPVKYVPDATGDRGFADDLTVDREDVDGLLSELDEYAVEQALQIADAADDAEVTVVTVGPEDAKDALRKALSMGADKAVHVEDDALHGSDVMGTSLVLAKAIEKSGYDLVVCGMASTDGTMGVLPAVLAERLGVPQVTLLSEVSVSEGTVTGRRDGDTASEQLEASLPAVVSVTDQSGEARYPSFKGIMAAKKKPVEALDLDDLEIGADEVGLAGAWTVVDAAVERPARTAGTIVKDEGEGGRKLAEFLVGQKFI
- a CDS encoding Zn-ribbon domain-containing OB-fold protein, whose protein sequence is MFQSASGTAHKVVEETGLPYQRCRWCGTASFRRLLCPVCASSDFTPERSSGDGVVVRTAVVHRYTEDARNESLVRFPEGFVFRCQVVGAAPHLVEVGARVRPLPAEGPAAGDVILELCQPPAHRDWY
- a CDS encoding GNAT family N-acetyltransferase, which codes for MDTDVQSFAVVNLQRRPVVVETGGFVAGFDPATSSPYINYATPLPGARPTPDDVRALVGAFRGRGLLPRLEFAPDAAPAVEPALRAAGFTVEEVHPYLVCTPATLIPRSSTVHTRGPNGGPALRVETPVSEEEFAAVDAALSESFDGAFAPTAHGTARLRRTQESGGGVRFVRAPDGSCAGGASCSAPAVGTAELAGVGTRPAFRGRGIAGAVTAALTGAMFDRGAESVWLEFSGEGSRRVYERLGYRSQGTRLYMRLEA
- a CDS encoding type 1 glutamine amidotransferase domain-containing protein translates to MAKILFVVTGADHWTLADGSKHPTGFWAEEAAAPYEAFKAAGHEVVVATPGGVEPTVDRASLAPEVNGGQENADRIAATLAGMDELRTPVALDDVRLDEYDAVFYPGGHGPMEDLAVDPVSGDLLNRALDSGKPLGVVCHAPAALLAAKRPDGSPTFAGYRLTGFTNAEETQAGFAEKARWLLQDRLVELGADFRESDPWAPYVITDRNLITGQNPASSAPLAAEMVKRLG
- a CDS encoding electron transfer flavoprotein subunit alpha/FixB family protein; translated protein: MAEVLVFVDHVDGAVRKPTLELLTLARRLGEPVAVALGAGAAGTAGVLGEHGAVRVLASEASEFGEYLVVPKVDALAAAVAVVSPVAVLVPSSAEGKEVAARLAVRIGSGIITDAVDVEAGESGPVATQSAFAASFSVKSRVSRGVPVITVKPNSAPVEPVAAAGAVEELAVEFSAAATGTKVLSRTPRASTGRPELTEAAIVVSGGRGVNGAENFAVIEALADSLGAAVGASRAAVDAGWYPHTNQVGQTGKSVSPQLYIASGISGAIQHRAGMQTSKTIVAVNKDAEAPIFELVDFGVVGDLFDVVPQLTEEINTRKN